The Anaerolineae bacterium genome has a window encoding:
- a CDS encoding thiamine permease, with translation HYDLPTLIAASAGAALGSWIVDYAFWYNTLAVPIVVLMLIARFISAAILSGWLGKVLSDALAATGVLDNTALGRARIQG, from the coding sequence CATTATGACCTGCCGACGCTCATCGCCGCATCCGCCGGCGCCGCACTGGGGAGCTGGATCGTGGACTACGCCTTCTGGTACAACACATTGGCGGTGCCAATCGTGGTGCTGATGCTCATCGCCCGGTTCATCTCCGCGGCTATCCTTTCCGGCTGGCTCGGCAAGGTGCTGAGCGATGCGCTGGCCGCCACCGGCGTGCTGGACAACACCGCGCTGGGCCGCGCCCGCATACAGGGATGA